A genome region from Manihot esculenta cultivar AM560-2 chromosome 5, M.esculenta_v8, whole genome shotgun sequence includes the following:
- the LOC110608007 gene encoding thioredoxin-like 4, chloroplastic — MQKQNILYSKTSFLFGTSLDRQCGSRIVHMVPTMSLCRCNTNSCRVRAKIVPIKRIAGLDFLKNSDVMQPGRIRGVADGNPGELSDEDEDLCPVDCVREFKSDEEFFKILENAKETDTLVVVDFFRPSCGSCKYIEQGFAKLCKGAGDDEAPVIFLKHNVIDEYDEQSEVAERLRIKTVPLFHFYKNGVLLEAFPTRDKERIIAAILKYASPASTAYMN, encoded by the exons ATGCAAAAGCAGAATATTCTATATTCCAAGACCTCTTTCCTCTTTGGAACCAGCCTTGATAGGCAATGTGGTTCTAGAATTGTTCATATGGTTCCAACCATGAGTCTTTGTAGATGTAATACAAATTCGTGTCGTGTACGAGCCAAAATTGTGCCTATCAAAAGGATTGCAGGCTTggattttctgaaaaacagtgatGTTATGCAACCTGGAAGAATCAGAGGTGTGGCTGATGGAAATCCTGGGGAATTATCTGATGAAGACGAAGATCTTTGTCCTGTGGATTGTGTTAGAGAATTTAAGAGCGATGAGGAATtcttcaaaattcttgaaaatgcCAAAGAAACTGATACTTTAGTGGTGGTAGATTTTTTCCGCCCTTCTTGTGGAAGCTGCAAGTATATAGAGCAGGGGTTTGCAAAATTATGCAAGGGAGCTGGTGATGATGAGGCTCCAGTGATATTCTTAAAGCATAAT GTTATTGATGAGTATGATGAGCAATCTGAGGTTGCTGAACGACTAAGAATAAAG ACAGTGCCTCTCTTCCATTTCTATAAAAATGGAGTCCTGTTGGAAGCATTCCCTACCAGAGACAAGGAGAGGATTATTGCAGCAATTCTTAAATACGCATCGCCTGCATCTACAGCCTACATGAATTAG
- the LOC110608009 gene encoding abscisic acid 8'-hydroxylase CYP707A1 yields MYAILVYVFIFFLGGISYVAMRRGKKEVYNGVKLPPGSMGWPYIGETLQLYSQDPNVFFTEKQKRYGEIFKTHILGCPCVMLASPEASRFVLVTQAHLFKPTYPKSKERLIGPSAIFFHQGEYHMRLRKLVQGSLSLDSLRNLVADISAIAASTLDSWNGGHVINTFHEMKKFSFEVGILAFFGHLDSHYREELKKNYRIVDKGYNSFPTSLPGTPYKKALTARKRLSKILGDIISERKEKRLLEKDLLGCLLNSKGDKGQVLTDDQIADNVIGALFAAQDTTASALTWIVKYLHDNPKLLEAVKAEQKEIYKMNNEGSQPLSWNQTRNMPFTHKVVLESLRMASVISFTFREAVSDVEYKGYLIPKGWKVMPLFRNIHHNPEYFRDPHKFDPSRFEIPPKPNTFMPFGSGVHVCPGNELAKLEMLIITHHLSTKFRWEVVGSQNEIQYGPFPVPYHGLPARFWKESTT; encoded by the exons ATGTATGCGATTCTTGTTTatgttttcattttctttcttggtgGAATCTCGTATGTCGCCATGAGAAGAGGCAAGAAAGAAGTCTATAATGGAGTTAAGCTTCCTCCAGGTTCAATGGGGTGGCCTTACATTGGAGAGACTCTTCAACTCTATTCTCAAGACCCAAATGTATTCTTCACAGAAAAACAGAAAAG atatggagaaatcttcAAGACCCATATTCTCGGTTGCCCTTGTGTCATGTTGGCTAGCCCAGAAGCATCTCGGTTCGTGCTAGTGACCCAAGCTCACTTATTCAAACCAACGTATCCCAAAAGCAAAGAACGATTAATCGGCCCATCAGCCATCTTCTTTCACCAAGGAGAATACCACATGCGTCTAAGAAAGCTAGTTCAAGGCTCCTTGTCTCTGGATTCACTACGAAACTTGGTTGCTGATATTTCAGCCATAGCAGCCTCCACCTTAGACTCATGGAATGGCGGACATGTTATCAATACCTTTCATGAAATGAAAAAG TTCTCTTTTGAAGTTGGTATTCTGGCATTTTTTGGGCATTTGGATTCTCATTATAGAGAAGAATTGAAAAAGAACTACAGAATAGTTGATAAAGGTTACAACTCCTTTCCGACAAGCCTGCCGGGGACTCCTTACAAGAAGGCACTGACG GCGAGGAAGAGGCTGAGCAAGATTCTCGGTGACATTATCAgcgaaagaaaagaaaagagattacTAGAAAAGGATCTTTTGGGTTGTCTACTGAACTCAAAAGGTGATAAAGGACAGGTCTTAACCGATGATCAAATCGCCGACAACGTGATCGGAGCTCTTTTTGCAGCTCAGGATACGACGGCCAGTGCCTTGACATGGATTGTCAAATATCTCCATGATAACCCAAAACTTCTAGAGGCTGTAAAG GCTGAACAGAAAGAgatttataaaatgaataatgaAGGTAGTCAGCCATTGAGTTGGAATCAAACTAGAAACATGCCCTTTACTCACAAA gttgTTTTAGAGAGCCTGAGAATGGCTAGCGTTATATCCTTTACTTTTAGAGAAGCAGTGTCTGATGTGGAATACAAGG GGTACCTGATTCCCAAAGGTTGGAAGGTGATGCCTTTATTCAGGAACATTCATCACAATCCAGAATATTTTAGAGATCCTCACAAATTTGATCCCTCAAGATTCGAG ATTCCACCAAAACCCAATACATTTATGCCATTTGGAAGTGGAGTTCATGTTTGCCCAGGAAATGAGCTTGCTAAGTTGGAGATGCTTATCATCACCCACCATTTATCCACCAAATTCAG GTGGGAAGTGGTAGGATCTCAAAATGAGATTCAGTATGGCCCATTCCCAGTTCCTTACCATGGACTTCCAGCCAGATTTTGGAAGGAATCCACCACTTAG